The following coding sequences lie in one Candidatus Nitrospira allomarina genomic window:
- a CDS encoding FtsK/SpoIIIE family DNA translocase: MSVFPSSKTKPTKDQTKGFSVLTTQVVGILVATLGILGLLSLATFSPSDPILFSEQPSSNSIPENAVGLIGATLAFSLLTVAGGGAYVVPCLLIGLGLSVLWGEKLRITSGSLLGSLLGVLSFSALLHLRFSDQPQVSDMDVLGVSQGGVVGQWVAAGLGSYLAVTGATIMLGALLLIAFLLLVPLSIGQIARTLLNFLGRLKNTVVESVRERDWWVAESQPKMNKSIRINRQLAARGGIGAMVLETLEPKSKLSKTKRDDLPATIEITPTLPHIEEVDDTFISRKKISKSYQMPSPTDLLDTHAARAAHQTDAVLKSQSEVLVNTLASFGIEGGVTDVHPGPVITMYEFAPGPGIKVARIVNLADDLAMALKALKVRVVAPLPGKSTVGIEVPNPQRETVGLKEMLTSEAFTRARSKLALALGKDIFGRPVVTDLRTMPHLLVAGATGSGKSVGLNCLLLNILFTAHPDEVKLLLIDPKVLELQVYDGIPHLIRPVITNPKEAARGLGWVVQEMERRYQVLAELGVRNIDAYNKKVTDSQETGSPLQTVKKLSKGQSMDVEEGAPLLESSQEERVLLPYIVVVIDEFADLIMVAPKDIEDRIARLAQMARASGIHLVLATQRPSVDVVTGLIKANFPARIAYQVSSKIDSRTILDANGAESLLGKGDMLFLSSGTGGINRLHGPYVSDEEVRGVVEWVKSQATPVYDPVALESVQEPSVDEQDRDETYERARELVMTTGQASASFIQRRLRVGYPRAARMIEQMEEEGLVSAPGRDGRREVLARSTVIAEIG, from the coding sequence ATGAGTGTCTTCCCTAGTTCAAAGACCAAGCCAACAAAAGACCAAACCAAGGGATTCTCTGTCTTAACCACACAAGTTGTGGGAATTTTAGTCGCAACTTTGGGCATTCTTGGGCTGCTCAGCCTGGCAACCTTTTCTCCTTCTGACCCGATTCTTTTTTCCGAGCAACCTTCCTCAAATTCCATTCCCGAAAACGCTGTAGGTCTAATTGGAGCTACTCTCGCGTTTTCCCTCCTCACTGTGGCGGGAGGGGGGGCTTATGTAGTTCCGTGCTTGCTCATCGGGTTGGGTTTAAGCGTCCTATGGGGGGAAAAACTTCGTATTACGTCTGGCAGTCTTCTGGGATCGCTGCTTGGTGTTCTCTCTTTCAGCGCACTGCTACATCTTAGATTTTCAGACCAGCCTCAAGTCTCCGACATGGATGTCTTAGGGGTAAGCCAGGGTGGAGTTGTGGGACAATGGGTAGCAGCCGGGCTTGGATCGTACCTGGCGGTCACGGGTGCCACGATCATGCTTGGGGCACTGTTACTTATTGCCTTCCTTTTGCTTGTGCCGTTATCGATTGGGCAAATTGCTCGAACTCTCCTGAATTTTTTGGGGCGCCTTAAAAATACTGTGGTGGAATCGGTGAGGGAACGAGACTGGTGGGTGGCGGAGTCCCAACCAAAAATGAATAAATCGATTCGAATTAATCGTCAATTGGCTGCTCGTGGTGGTATCGGTGCGATGGTTTTGGAAACTTTGGAACCCAAGTCCAAGTTATCCAAGACAAAAAGAGATGATTTGCCAGCTACCATCGAGATAACGCCTACTCTCCCACACATTGAGGAAGTCGACGACACCTTTATTTCTCGCAAGAAAATTTCAAAGTCCTATCAAATGCCTTCCCCAACCGATCTGCTGGATACTCATGCTGCGCGGGCAGCTCATCAGACCGATGCGGTGTTAAAATCTCAGTCCGAAGTTCTTGTGAACACGTTGGCAAGTTTTGGGATTGAGGGAGGCGTCACGGATGTGCATCCTGGACCGGTGATTACCATGTATGAGTTTGCTCCCGGTCCCGGCATCAAAGTCGCCCGAATTGTGAATTTGGCTGATGACCTGGCCATGGCCTTAAAGGCCTTAAAAGTTCGAGTGGTGGCTCCTCTCCCAGGAAAATCCACCGTAGGTATTGAAGTGCCGAATCCCCAGCGTGAAACGGTTGGATTGAAGGAGATGTTGACATCAGAGGCTTTCACCCGGGCCCGTTCAAAGCTGGCCTTGGCCTTGGGGAAAGATATTTTTGGGCGACCGGTGGTGACAGATCTCCGGACCATGCCCCATTTATTGGTGGCGGGTGCGACAGGGTCAGGAAAAAGTGTGGGGCTGAACTGCCTGTTATTAAATATTCTATTTACGGCCCATCCCGACGAAGTGAAACTCCTGTTAATTGATCCCAAAGTGTTGGAATTGCAGGTGTACGATGGGATTCCCCATCTCATTCGCCCGGTTATCACCAATCCCAAAGAAGCAGCTCGTGGGTTAGGGTGGGTCGTACAAGAAATGGAGCGTCGTTACCAGGTGTTAGCGGAATTGGGTGTTCGAAATATTGATGCCTATAATAAAAAAGTTACCGACTCTCAGGAGACGGGTTCTCCACTTCAGACCGTGAAGAAGCTGAGCAAGGGTCAATCGATGGATGTGGAGGAGGGGGCCCCACTTCTGGAGTCTTCGCAAGAAGAGCGGGTTCTGTTGCCCTACATTGTAGTGGTCATTGATGAATTCGCCGATCTGATTATGGTGGCGCCTAAGGATATTGAAGATCGCATCGCGCGACTCGCTCAGATGGCCCGTGCGTCAGGCATTCATCTTGTCTTGGCGACTCAAAGACCATCAGTGGATGTCGTGACTGGATTGATCAAGGCTAATTTCCCTGCACGTATCGCGTATCAAGTTTCTTCAAAAATTGATTCCCGGACCATTTTAGACGCGAATGGAGCAGAAAGTCTTTTGGGAAAAGGTGATATGCTGTTTTTATCCTCCGGCACCGGTGGAATTAACAGACTGCACGGTCCTTATGTCTCGGATGAGGAAGTGCGTGGGGTAGTGGAATGGGTCAAATCCCAAGCCACTCCCGTCTATGACCCGGTGGCCCTAGAGTCCGTTCAGGAACCCTCGGTGGATGAACAGGATCGCGATGAGACCTATGAGCGGGCAAGAGAATTGGTGATGACCACAGGACAGGCCTCAGCCTCGTTTATTCAGCGTCGCTTGCGAGTGGGGTATCCCCGAGCAGCCCGGATGATTGAGCAAATGGAGGAGGAAGGTCTGGTGAGTGCTCCAGGGCGTGATGGGAGACGAGAGGTCCTCGCTCGAAGTACGGTTATTGCGGAGATAGGATGA